The Felis catus isolate Fca126 chromosome C2, F.catus_Fca126_mat1.0, whole genome shotgun sequence genomic sequence TAGCAACATTACAAAATGCTGAGTCCAGCTTTACCtagttttaaaaacagcttaaaaagtaatttgagagaaacatttaaagacaagTCAGACCGGTAGGTAAATTAAATGTGCTATGCCACTGTAGGCAACAGGCCAATTCTGAAATATTTGATAATGAAAGTGTTCTGGccaacaaacatatttttaaaagggcacTTTGGCTTAAAACATTTACCTCTATGAACACGGCCAATTATAATTGAAACTCCTTCTGTCCTTCAAAATCTCACAATTTCATTTTAGGTTCTACTCCTTAAACAAAAAAGTCTTGGCAAACGGTGTACACTTTCAGATCAAAAGAACATCTCGTTAGTAAACTAGAAAAATGTATTTCGGTTCCTTGGTCACTTGGTTTAGGTCCTGTAACAACAAGAAATTAGGGTGTGGAATATGCATAGCATACTGGTCTGCACGTGTTTAGAAGATGAGAGAGTTGAATCAGATAAACTTGCTGAACCAATAGAACCAGCTTATGAGAACACAGAAGCTTCCTACTTGCCCAGAGTAGAATCAAATAATGGTTTTCCCTAGCAgtaatgttgtattttttaaaaaagtccactGGATGCTCTTCAGAACATAAAATGAAGATGTCATTTCTCTTGTATCAAATGtcctttaaggaagaaatgactaCAGTTTTAAAACCATGATATTAAAGATGAGTAAGTTAAAGCATGTTGTAATACTACATTTCTAACTTGTTGATTTGGACATTGCATCTGAGGTGTTTCTGGAAAATGTTAGTTTCCAGATTCTAAACCAAAAAAATCCATGTTACAGGAAAGATAGGGTCTAACAAAAACTACATTTGGAAACATgaacggggtgggggagggggtaaagGTTGGGAAGTAGATATTagagttttgggggggggttttgttttttaccatgtACATCAGTAAACATAAGGGGACCATTCACATTAGGTTCTATCCAATAGTCACCTTGTGGGAATTCAACTCTAGGATTGCCAGCTTATTATTCAAGGTAAACCAGAATTCTGAATTTTATGTGATAttccccaatttttaaatgttaacaatgACTTTTTAAAGCACTGTGTGGGCTGTATTCCTATTTGGCTGTACCCTGAACAGGGCACCTGCCCAAGATGTGGGAAAGGGGTAGTGATGAAATTTGGGACTTTTCAACAAGGAAAAAGGCTGGGCTTGCATtgaggggcaggggaaagagGTTTCCTAATTCTCACAAAAGTACTTAAGCTGACAGTAGTGCCCCTACTTCTTTGCAATCTCTGGATTAGATGACAGAATGAGTGCATTAAAGCTGGAGATAATTTATGTGCCACAGATCTATAAGGATGGTCTTTTCCTAACAACCCAAGTTACTCATCTGCTaggcctttttcttcttccagcaaTAGCAATGGATTAGTCTTCCTGTTTTCAGTGATATACCTGTGACACTGTCTTGAATTACGCTACGCACCTGTGTTACTGTTCATAGTAAAAGATACATTATATGTGTTCATATATATCCAGCTGAATCCTAACAACTTATGACCAATTAACAGCTACTGCAAAAAGCTATTCATTATTGAACTTATATAAAGTTCTGAAATAAGTTCTTCCAAGATTTTGGAGAAGTTATTTATAGAAGTGGGTTGGGCagggttatgtgtgtgtgttatctgtGTTTAAATTGATGGCCAAGTGTCTCCTTCTATGTGGAAGAAAATTTCTGTAATACTGCTCTTCCCAGAACTCTCCTTAGTCTAAAGCAAGCACACAGAGGGCAGTGTGGTATGATACAGGATGTACCAGGCTGGGAATAAGGAAACCTGGTTTCCAATAAAGTCCTGCTACTAGCTAGCTATGTACATGTTTTctaaggtttttttccttcttcttaaaaTTGCTCCAAATAAAATTCATGCTTATAAAAATAGCCATTGATGTAAAGACCGgtttaagacttttaaaaaactgataaaacattTAAGTACAAAATTCCACAGTTCCCAGTGAGGTTTTCATCCCATAATAACAAGAGCACACAATAGATATTATTGGCTCATCATCTCCCTGGCATTTGCAGGCCACCTGGTGCAAATCCACCTGGTCTTGAGAAACTATAGgacttgaaagaagaaaaatgtggcaacagaaaaagaaaagatgaatgatGATACCTTTTATATCTGTGTGGAATAGGTTTTCTCTTGTCTGCTTTGACAAATGGGAAGAGTTATACagcctgctctccctgcctcaccTACTGGATGCTGTTCAAGCTCTGTTTTGTTGAACAATCAGATGCCCAACTCTGATGAGCTGAAGATGAGTAAACGCAGTGCTTGTTAACATGGTCATAGGGGCTATCTGGGAACTCTCTAGTTATTATAAATCTAACTGTGGCACAGAAATGTGCAATCTACTTCCACTGTTACTCCATTCCTAGCTGCtttctcaaaatccttaacataAGCTCAGCAGAGTTTGCTATAAATAGTTTGTGACTGTGATACAAAgtattaattgatttaaaaaaaaaaaagactgggggaaaatggagaaaaagaaagcattgtcaaatgtttaaaattaaataaaaagttgtttaCTACCTAGTCATATTTATAACCACTTTAAAACTATTCTCAACTTCAAGTGATTTGATAGCAAAAAAGGTATGTATACATGACTTTTATTTCCATTACACTTGTCCACTAATAATCTTAATAAAAAAGGGAGACTGACAAAGATAATGAAATATGAACTGAAAAGCTTTTAAAGGCAGATGTgatgaaaatgaaatatcatACATCGATGTCTTAATTATATTTGCAGACTCCTGTTACTTAGTGGGAAAAGCCAGGGCTGCCACCCAGTGGCAATGTAAGtctttaaatgattttaagaattaaagaataaaaaatatttaaaataattttaaaaacacaaaaccagaaaCCTCATGAATTGGACAACTTCAATTTTAACATCAGTAATTCTGTTGTATGAAATGCTTATCTAGAACATACTGAAGaacagaaacatttatttgcttAGGCAGCACTGGGGAGTTTTTtaaaatatcgtatgatttcctAGTAAGTTACATGGCTTTAGTAAGCATTTTAATTAAAGTACTGAAGGTTACTTtgcttaaatttaaattccagaatTAATAATGCGGGGTTGGGGAGCTAAGACCACAAAATacagctgttttctttcttctgtgacCTGCAGAAGCAGATTCAATACTCCAGAGGAGTCTCCCAAAACTTCTGCTTGTTAGTAAACAAAAACCTAATAGAAACCCCTGCaaaagtaagattttaaaaataactttctctAACCATTTGGcacattccattttttcctcAGGTATAATCAATTTTAGTATCTCAGTCGACAAAACTCAAAGctaaaaggaggaaatgaaaatagtaGAAATACCATGCCTGGTAATTACTGATGTTCAGAGGTGGGAAGAAACCAAGTAACTCACTGCCTCCTATTTTCCCAACATTTGGCCACAGCTTTTTTTCACACTGACATAGATATCAACATACCCCAAAACAAGATGCCTTGGTAAAATAACAACAGAGAAAGAATAATATAACACTAAAGCATCCACTGAGAGTTTGAAAAGCTAAATATCTCAGACACTGTTTTATTCTCCTGAATAACCAGTTAAGAAAGAAGCACCCCCTcaaaaaatcttagaaattcaGAGATTTTTGTTTCCAATAGCTGTAAATTAAAAGTATACAAGACATATTTTCTAACCTATATcccatttgttttgctttacaatgaagacaataattttttttaaatgggagacACAACATACTTGATATTTACAATGGCTTACAACAAATacctgaaaataatttctaattttccatttattattgctatttagTCACAGAAAAGATCAACATTCtccatgaaatttattttagcaTATGCCATATAATGATATAATAACTTTATATGAAGAGAAACCACTGCGGAAATGACTAACATGGTCCCTTacagggaaataaaggaaaaaaaaaaaaaccaataaattcTTCCATATAAAGACTTCTAATCTGCatcattttctcaaaatataaaaccttaatattagaagcaaaaagaaaaacagcaaagaaaacaataaaaaagaagaccAAGGATAAGGAATTGCTTTGTGCAGATGCTTTGcatatgtagtatatatgtatgGGCTgagttataataaaaatacttatgtATTATAGTCATTCTCATGTAGAGTTAGAAAGCAATTTCCAATCAAGCATGACTGGACTGACATTTTCTCAGTCTTCAATTACGTGACGAATTATAGCTGTGTAGCAGTCACTTCTGGTCAGTATTATCATGACAAATGCTTGATAAGATACAGTTTTTCTCCTTGTTCACTTGTAAAAATTGGTGCCTTTTTGTAATGTTCTACAAGTTCTTCCATGGTGCTGAATTTACGCTGCCCAATACAGTAGACAGTCTCTTTTAGTTGAACTTTAAAATGCTTGTTTTTCCCTTGTGCTTTTAGTgatacagagaaatcatttggctaaaagaaaaaaacaggtagGGTAAACATTATGAAAGACATCCATTACCATTTTTATATTAAACTAATAATAGCTAAAATCTGAGCACTTACTAAGGCTctaattaaattatttacataGATCATCTCCTTTACAACTTCTAACAGACCTATTTTAGAGATGACAGAATTGAGGCCAAGAGAAACTAAAAATCATCCATCTAGTTAATAAGAgagcaggattcaaactcaagcaGACTCCAAAGTCTCTTAAATAATATGCTCTAACACCCACCAGCAAATCCTTTAGTTTAACACCTGGGACACAAGAGCTAGCTTTTCTCCTATCAGACTATTGGAGCAACACATGAGAAAACGTGGGCTAATAGTAGCTATCCTACAGACTGAGATAATGCTCTGAATTCTCAGACAGTAAGACACTAATGAGAAATCATAAACTCAAATGCCTACAAGGGGAAAAAGACATGTAAACAAGTCAGAGTGGACAGACAAGGAGGAACAACAGTCCATGGCCAATCCAAAGGCCAATCCACTTAGCTGTGATTGCTGCTTTATAGGAATATAGGCAATGTTGGCAGGCCCTCCAATTTCAAAAGGAACTCTGTCatctgaatttttataataaatctcaatatttaaatacaaattcaaatgtttaaaaatattgctcAGGTCAAAGAAAATATGCCTGTTTGAgacctttactttaaaaattctactGGTAAAATGGTGTATTTTGGCTAATATCCGTGCTCAATTACCCACCACAAGAAAATACATAGTATTCTGCAATCAAGCTACtttctgagtttttttgtttggttggtttttttaaCCTAACACTTTCCTGAACAGTCTAAAAGCCTCCATTTATATAGTTACTGCCAAAGTTTCGAACAGTGGGCTTCCTGGAAATACCCTATTCGTATGGTTACTCTTACTACCTGCTCTAGGGTCACTCCCTTCCTAACCCCTATTACCCACTGCTTGTCCTAGAAAGCAGGACCAGGTCAGGCATCTAACAGAAAACAAATCCCACCACTCTTCCCTATCATCAATCCTGCTCTTCTTGAGGGGTTACATTTCCTGAACTTTATATCAAGCAGTTCAATTAGCCTTgacttctccctcttctttcctccctccctcttaaaTATAGACACATCATATGagtgtgcacacactcacaccagACAGGTTTTCTTCTGACTTTCAGTCTTTTGCACAATCACACCTTCACCTCTGTATAACCAGATACACAGAAACAAAGCCAATACTAATGATTTGAAAAGTGGAAAAGTAGTGGTatcctttttaaaaggaaaaataaagaccattTTAAACGGAAATAAGTATCATCAAATTTCTAATACCCTAACCAAGAGCCCATATagctattttctttcaatttttgtggttttatagtttgttttacTAGTGctagaataaaaatatcttttattgcAAATGCATTTCAAATACATTGACTATTAAAATAGGTTTTTCAGGTAAATAATAAGTGTATTCCAATTTCCAAACAACCAATTTATGAAGAAACTTAAATctcaattgttttaatttatggaTTTTCTTTACTAGAAGGATGACAGTGCATCCAATATGCAATTTAAGACATGTTTTCCCAGTTTAGTCTACTGCATTGCTTTACTCTGAATGAAGAATCCAGGGTTCaactttctccatttttcagtTTAATGCAACAGAAGGTATTTCAGAAATGCAAGACCAACAGACTTAAATAAGGCCGAATAATCCAGTGAGGTATCACTGCTGGggtatattttattcaaaataaggTTGGAAACAACACTGACTTTAGCTTTGGAACATGTTAAGTTTATGTCCCAACTTACTGCCTGGCTAATTTTAGGGAAGCAACTGAACCTctccaattttctatttatttattttttactactcAGAGCTCTATTTccatttacctttgaaaaccaaCTTACCGAAGATTCACTATCACGAATGAGGAAATCACCTTCATGCCCTCTTTCATTTAATGCCATTTCTGCTTGATGCCTGGTGACCTTCCCATAATACCATGGATTGCCAGCAAATTTTCCAGTGAGTGAAGGCCTAATGTAATCACATTGCGGAGGTGATGGTTCCAAACCTGAGGTTAATGGATTATTCTGCATAATGGTAACATAGTTTTTTGGCACCAGACCAACCATTCCATTGATCTTCCTGCATTTCCACCATTCAGGGTCATTTTCAGGTTTTTCAATAACATCCATTACAtctcctttctcaaaattaaGTTCTTCATCATTGGACGAACTGAATGGGTAAAGAGCCTGTACCACATGCAACACTTGCCCAGTATTTAGGTTATTGAC encodes the following:
- the NCK1 gene encoding cytoplasmic protein NCK1 isoform X2, with product MAEEVVVIAKFDYVAQQEQELDIKKNERLWLLDDSKSWWRVRNSMNKTGFVPSNYVERKNSARKASIVKNLKDTLGIGKVKRKPSVPDSASPADESFVDPGERLYDLNMPAYVKFNYMAEREDELSLIKGTKVIVMEKCSDGWWRGSYNGQVGWFPSNYVTEEGDSPLGDHVGSLSEKLAAVVNNLNTGQVLHVVQALYPFSSSNDEELNFEKGDVMDVIEKPENDPEWWKCRKINGMVGLVPKNYVTIMQNNPLTSGLEPSPPQCDYIRPSLTGKFAGNPWYYGKVTRHQAEMALNERGHEGDFLIRDSESSPNDFSVSLKAQGKNKHFKVQLKETVYCIGQRKFSTMEELVEHYKKAPIFTSEQGEKLYLIKHLS
- the NCK1 gene encoding cytoplasmic protein NCK1 isoform X1, with amino-acid sequence MDWLNVFKDFFSIGKVKRKPSVPDSASPADESFVDPGERLYDLNMPAYVKFNYMAEREDELSLIKGTKVIVMEKCSDGWWRGSYNGQVGWFPSNYVTEEGDSPLGDHVGSLSEKLAAVVNNLNTGQVLHVVQALYPFSSSNDEELNFEKGDVMDVIEKPENDPEWWKCRKINGMVGLVPKNYVTIMQNNPLTSGLEPSPPQCDYIRPSLTGKFAGNPWYYGKVTRHQAEMALNERGHEGDFLIRDSESSPNDFSVSLKAQGKNKHFKVQLKETVYCIGQRKFSTMEELVEHYKKAPIFTSEQGEKLYLIKHLS